The window TACTTATTTCCTACCGAAAATCAAGGAAAAAGATATTGGAAGAGATGAAATGGGAAAGAGGGAAAAACGGGCGCCATTTTTGGATGAAATGGGAAGAGGGATAAGCAGGCGCCAGATTTTGGGAAGAGAATAGAATGAGAGGCGGTAAATATAATAAAggataaaaatgtaaatttagtTACTATTGAACcagaaattattattaaaccGATTCTTTTAGCAATTGAACCAGTTTATGGTTGTACTTGTACATAATGTGGCTATATAGCTTTTCccttaattttattcttttgtttcGTTATGACAAGAATCTGCTATAATCTAGCTACTTCAATGCATTACGGGTCTACGCGACTCTATCCTTTCATGGTGTTAATGTGTGTCTTTCAAGCAAAGTTATTTGACCgactttataattatttaatacaaGCCATGatatcatataaaaaaatatgtttcgaccaattatataattcatgcATATTGATCCATGCATGCATTTACTTATCTCTTCACTTTGAATTATAGTTCAAATTTTGTCAATTGACCAGGCTCTAATTACTCTTGACAACTTTTCTAGCTAGGAGTTTGAGTGGAGACTAACAAATTACAGCCACCaccttttcttttgttgtttcAACTTGATTTCATCCCTGAATTTTAACTTGTTCATTAATTCTTGTATACTTATTAGAATTTAAATGCAAATCAAGCATCAAGATCCttctttttggaatatttgcatTCAAGATCTTGATATATATACCTCTTTCTTTCAAACTGTGTTAACATATGTGTCTTCTAAGAAAGTTATTTGACCaatatttattacaaatattaaaataggcAGGATAACATATATTGTGATTATTAACCACTAGCAAATATGTTTGTAATCATACTAAGCCTTTTGCCACTTATGCAGCATCCTACATTACGTGCATGCATTTacttatcttttttattttgaaattaagttTGTCAATtctattaaaatgtcaaagtTGATAATACCCCAAGTGAGCTGCATCTGATTAAAAAAACTATGCTTATACACCAAGTACTTTTTCTAGGGATTTGAGTGAAGacttaaacaaattaaaaccaCCTGAAGAAATTATCCGCCACTTTAGCAACACTTAATCCCCTCCTTTTAGTAAACCtgaattttcatcaaaaaggAGTAATTATAGTTGCTAATTAGTACACAAACTTTCACATAATTTGCAATTTAGAATATTGTGCTAACTGCTAACTAATAGGCCCCcaacatgtaataaacaaaTGTTTGAAATTAGCAACTTTAGGGTTGCTTAAAATTGTTGTAACATAACAGTCACAAATACCCCTTTCCATGCACATGTCATTTGCTAAATACTAGGGCACAATTACATACAATAATCCACATAATTCCATATAAATACCTAATAGGTTATCCCTCCATCATCACAATCactcaaattcaaaaacattCCATACATATTCACAAATGACAATGGCTTGCCACAAATATTTCTTGATCACCCTTGTTTCCATTCTAGGCCTAATAAGTACTGCACGTGCCCAAAATGCGGCGCAGGACTATGTGAACGCCCACAATAGCCCCCGGACCCAAGTGGGCGTGGGGGCGGTGGCATGGAATGCCACACTGGCCACCTACGCCCTAAACTACGCCAACTCTAGGGTTGGGGATTGCGCGCTGACACACTCCTACGGCCCGTATGGGGAAAACCTAGCCAAGGGCAGCAGCAGCACCTTCACGGGCGTCTCTGCGGTGAACCTGTGGGCCGCGGAGAAGCAATATTATGACCACACAAACAACTGCTGCATCGGCACGAACCAGTGCCTGCACTACACGCAGGTGGTGTGGCACGACTCCACCCAGATAGGGTGCGCCCGAGTCCGGTGCAACAATGGCTGGTACTACGTCATCTGCAGCTACCATCAACCAGGCAACTGGGAAGGGGAGATGCCTTATTAATaaggagtactataatataattaagcTAATTTATAGACAGACGAAAGCAGTGGAAATAGTATAAGGTTTCTGCTCTATAATAAATTGAGGCACTCTTTTATAGCCATGAAGAAAAACTAATGTATTACTCCACAcactatataattataaagtgTAAGGGCTAGCTAATTGCAGCTCAACTGTTTCAGGTTATGTGTAATTGTTGATCAACTTTTTCTTGCAATATTAATCTCActattttaaagattttattgtataaattaaatttgtaattatatgATGGACCTTAAATAACGTTTATTAGAAAAGACAAAACttacaaattatatagtacCATATTTACAGCTTGGATTAAGCAACCCTAATAGTCAATTAGTAGTAAAAAGTTGCAACGtaaatgtaagaaaataattatatgaatCCTTACTTAGATTAGTGATTAGtaaatctaattaataaaaataacatctaCTATGtactaacaaaattatttaaatttgcaaaaatcgATGATGAGATCACGATACATCATtctataagagcatccactatagcACCGCCGCGCCGGCCGCCCCCTTCCCGGCTTAGCCGCGGCGATCTATAGGGGCGAAGGCGTCCGCCCCGGGGGCGGACGAATTGGGTGGGGCGGACGGAAGTTCGCCGGCTTTGCGGCGAGGACGGGGcgttggagagagaaaatcgGCGGCCGCCGCGGCGATCTATAGGGGCGAAGGCGTCCGCCCCGGGGGCGGACGAATTGGGTGGGGCGGACGGAAGTTCGCCGGCTTTGCGGCGAGGACGGGGcgttggagagagaaaatcggcggccgccgcggcggtccgccggatttttctttttatttttttttaatttttttttttttaattcgaatttgttggtttttttataaatattcctctcattttcatcttctctccACACACTTCCTCACTCTCTATCCAAATTTTCTATCTCTAAAAACTTTTCAATTATGGATGATTTGTGGAATCAAGCATGAGATTCTTTGATTCAAGAGGTGCAGAGGGAGGCCGacgaggaggcggcggcgatCCCTCGTGAGATTCGTCATCGTCGGACAATCCCACGAGACCATGTCGGAGCGGCTGAGCGGCTTATGGCCGACTACTTTAGCGATGAGCCTCGTTACCCGGCTGAGATTTTTCGTCGGCGTTTCAGAATGTCGCAACCGCTATTTACCCATATAGCGACGACATTGGCGGACCGGTTCGAGTGCTTCACGCTCCGGAGTGATTGCACTGGCCGGATCGGGCTGTCTACTTTGCAGAAATGCACCTCTGCAATTAGGCAGCTTGCCTATGCCGGACCGgctgatatgttcgacgaatacctacaGATGGGTGAGACGACTAGTCTAAATGTGCTCCGGCAGTTTTGTAAGGgcgtttttaattttattgaactaGCCGTTTTTGcctaattatttatagtccgataattttaattgtattgaattaaaatatacaacaaaaacaataaagtGAAATTTGTCCACTAAAAAGTGTCCGCTATTGCTGCggacacttttttttgtggttgtggacaaataaaatggggctatagataaaaaaaaagttgtccaTCAAAAAGTGTCCacctatagtggatgctctaatcATGTGCGTTTTTCACTTTagattcttcatctttctaaaatttcacaaattttgcCAGCGGTACATTTTCGTATGCCAATGGATTCAATCAACCAAATTGATACTGGCAAaaactattactccctccctcccaagatattagaccaactttcctttttgggatgtcccaacatattatactcatttccttttttagcaaaaagtatctattttattttattctccacctacttttttttctcttctctcccctactttttccctctctcatactttactctctccactttaactatttaaatatcacttccttaaatcatgtgcccaaaagaagtgagtctaatactgcgggacggagggagtaatattttggtgtaaatatctaaaaatcatgttacaaatttaaattcatgttAAGTTCCGTGGCGTTAGGATGCAATTATATCTcttaaattaagtatatatgttACACAAAAGTTactaaatactactccctccgtcccggattattcgtctcagttttccatttcggttcgtcccacataatttgtctcatttcacttttaccatttttggtagtggacctaatattccactaattcattcgtactcatattttattataaaactaatatataaatataggactcacattccactaactttttcaacccacttttcattacaattcttaaaattcgtgcccggtcaaagtgacccgaattatccgggacggagggagtactaattagcTAATTATATCATCTCAttctttagttagttattagGTGGCCGttgtattttgttattattctCAAACTTTATTAGTGGTCAATTTAAATAACTGTGTCATGCTCAAATATAATGCATCAATAGTATTATATACTGGTGTTTTAGGcaatactaaaaatagtaagcacactaaactaaaatttcaatattaaaattgaacacAATTTAAACATTGTTGCCGCCTTAAAATACTGTTCATTAACTATAAAGCGTCTTATAGCGAAATTGTAAAATACTGTATGGACGAAACCGAAGATAACCCGTTCATTATATGGGTCAACCCGAAATCCGAAATAATTAAAGACGCTGTCCCAGTCCAACTGTATATCTTCGTTTTACAGTAGCAACAAAGAACAACCTTCTTCCATTATTATCAGTAGAtcagagaggagagagagagtgagagaagagtgtgtgtgtgagagagagaatctGGAGAGGGAGCTGATGAGGCCTCCTATTTACAGCTAATAGAGATTTTCCAGCAATTTCGAGTTTCTAAGTatacatcttttttttttaccaattcCCTGTTTTTCTATCGGACTTCTTATCCGCTGAAGGTATGCCATTGTTTTCGTGTTCTTtaacttcataatttataattaatttcgcAATTTGTTGACTGTTTTTTTTACTTAGTTATGGCCTGTATTGGATTCCGAATGAGCTGAATCATGCGACCTTTTAATGTCGTAgtgatttttgtttctaatGAGTTATTTCTGGCTTCGGCTTTGGAAATATGTTGTGGAGTTTCGATTTTGACTTCATTTCCTTGAGATTTTGCTTCGACGATTTATTGAGTTGTGTGTTGGATGTTATCGTAGTTtctcattttctatatatgcTTGTATCTTGGATTAGATCCTTTACAATTGACTGCTCTAATTTATGCCTAAATTCTTGCCCTGGTAGatttctgttttttctttAGATTTGTAGACTACGGTAGAGAAAACCTCAGAATCTAAGCTAGATTGAGATGCTGGGCGAACTTCTGGGAGGCTTGTTGTTGGAATTAAGCATGTGGAGCTCCTAGGGCTTTGTCAAATCTATATTGAGTGAGCATAATTTAATCACGCTACTTAAAAAAGAAGCTTTCAGCATTTACTTTCACTAGGAGTAGTTTGATCTCTAATTTTTCTGTATGTGTTAAAGGTTCAGTCAAATGTAAGCTTGCTTTCCCTCCAGAGGGGTCGGGGTAGTTAAGGTGGTCACTGAATAATGTTTCATGGCAGAATTATTGACCGAATCACATAAGTTCCAAAGAactttttattagtatatagGGAATGGGGTTTTAGTATCTTCTTAGATACCCTATGTTTGCAGAGAAGGGTGgtataattttgtttcttcttctatATTACATTCTGCAACTACTATCCTTACaagagtatcattttttatactttatgtTATTCAAAATGATGCTTCTGTGAGGTTTACATTCCATATGTACAACTTAGTCCATTGCTTTTGCACTCTATAATTCTTCCTGCACAATATCATCTCAATGTCATGGAGTGTGGTTTAAAGTGGTATGGTAATTGGCCAAGCTTGGTTTGTTACTCAGTGTAATGACTCATGTAAATAGGgtcccaaaaaaattcatgtacAGTTATTCCCCTTTTCTGTGTAATCTGGTGAAAAATGATAGAAACAAAACTATTCATCTACATAAAGAATTCTTGAATCATATATTGTGGAACACTGCAAGAGAGATTGACTAGAAATTACTTTTGTGAAGTTTGATCTTTTGTGGTGATGTAGACTGTATTAGGAAAGTTTCTCACTCTCACTGGTTAAGGAGTGTATCAGTCTCCTTTTCCATCACACCCTTGGCATATTGATATTATGCTGTCTGTCAGTCTGTGTATCAATTATGTCATGATAAATTTAGCATCCTCTAACTTCTGTTAAATATAAGCTTCCATACAATTGAATATGACACGAAATTTCTGTTTTGGGCATGTCTACCAACTTGTTTCTTGTATGAACCCAAATATATGAAACCATGTCTTGAATAAAAACCATTTTCCATGGGtagatatttttcataaatgatCCTCTTCTAACATGCAATGCTGTGAATTTCTTAGTGGAAAGGGTTTCCTGGTCATCACAAGTTTTTAAAAGTGTGATTGATCGTAATCATgacaatgatatttttttcacatttatttgtttaagtaATTTGTAAGAGAATTAGAAAATGTTGATATGCACTATGTGAACTTCTTAAGTGAGTTAGAAGTCTTGTTTCatatgtaaaatttgaattcacgTGGATGTTTTTCTCTTAAAGAGTTTTATTAAATGGCAGATTATTTCAAATAGCGGTGAAAAAGGAGAATACGTGAAGAGATCATTATGTACAGACAATCGCCCAGCAGGAACCAAAGATCAAAAGGGATTAAGGTTAAGTATGTCCTGCAAGTTTGCTTGCTGCTGGCTGCATGCTGTTGGTTGCTATACCAAGTTAAACATTCCCATGACAAGAAGACAGGATTTGATGAAACTGATGCCAAAAGCTCACTTCAAAAAACTAGTAGTGATGAACTTATAAGGCTTGGAAGGAAAGATATCCGTCTTCGAGTTGACAAAATGGACTCTGAGAATGAGATTCATGATGAAACATCAGAAGAAGAGGAAACTACTGAAGAAGGAGAGGAAGATAAGCATGGTGAAGATGATTCAGAAGACAAGAAGGTCGAAGAGAGGGATGACGACGAGGCAGGAGATAGAGAGGATGAAAGGGAAGACCACGGACAAGAGAAACTTGATGCAGAAGttcataaagaaaaaagtttgATTGATGGTGGGGAGAGGGAAGATGGGGAGGATAATGAAATGCAAGAAACAGATTCTGAAAGTCATGACCAAACGGAGAAGGAAAGTACTTCTGACGATACTGATCATGATGCAAAAGATATGAGTGCTCACGAAGCACGCGAGGAACATTACAAGGCAGATGACGCTTCTAGTGCTGTGACACATGATACCGAAATGGCGACAGAAAACGAGAATGAACATGTTGAGAACTCAAATGAACACCCTGGAAATATTTTAGAAGAGGAGACGAAAGAGAATGACAGTGAAGAAACTTATGAAGGTGAGAACAGGAAAGATTTGGAGGTGGATGGAAGTGAGGCAGCTGGTGATGGTCATCAACAAAATATCGCAACCACTTCAGTCAAGGATGACACATTACATGACTCTGAGAATGGTTCTACTCCTAATAATGCAACCACAGAAGGATCCACTGATCCTTTGATAAGTAATAGCACAACTACTGAGGTTACATTAGAGAGCAAGGAGTTGCCCTCAGATAATTCAACAGACAGCAAGCCTGAGTTAGGCACTGAGGGTACATCTGCTGAAGGATCTGACGATAAAACTATTGATCCAGAGCAGGGCAGTAATTCTATGTTAACTGTGGACAGTACTCATTCGAACTCTAATTCAACAAGCTCTGGTGAAACAAACGACGCAGGATTACTCCCCGAGGAGTTTTCTGACTCATCTGATAATACAGACTCTTCTGTATCAGAAAATTTAAGATCAGAGGCTTCGAATGAAGAAGGGAACAACACTACAGAGTCCTCAGAAAAGAACAATGAATTCGATGCTGAGAAATCAGATACAAGTGATGGTAGAGATGAAAGCTTGGATTCTACATCGGCTGATAATGCTGAAGAAGTTCAAGAGGATGCTATTGATATATCTGATACTTCCAATTCCATGGAGGAGAAAGATGTACGGGTGGATCTTGACACTCTCCCTGACATACAAACAGAGGGAAGTAATAGCGAAGATGTTGCTGCAGAGTGAATATAGAGGTAGCAGGGTACTGTTAATCACATCAATTTCCTCGAATTTAAGTTTCACCCCATGTATTCTTCCTTAAATATCAGGGTCcttatagtatatttttggtCCTTTTTCTTGTGTGTGAAAATGTTAAGCTTTTGCTTTCGACTTTGCATGTAGAACTTAGGCAAGGTGATGGCGACCGGATTCTGGCTCATAATGTATCAGCCAACTCATGTTGTTTTTGCTTAAGTTACTAAGTTTGCAACAATGTTCATAATCCTTTATTACTTTATATGAATCATGCTTGGGATTTGAAGTCATTGACAAAAAGGGACTGTGTTTTCCAACTCTATGTAGGGGCTCAAAGATGCTGCAGTTTGGAGCCAAAATGTGGTGTTGTAAATAGTGTAGCATTAGACATGTGGTAGTGTGGTTTAAGATTAGGTGAAGCTATTTATATCAGAATTAGTTTGAAAGGACTTTTGTACAATTGTACTAGTTTATTTTGCTAATCAATTCCAATGGTTTTCTTGAAtgcaattttcaaaatatttggtgttggttaatactccattttataGTTGAATttgttactattattaatttattatggtACAGGTTGGGTGCGCCATCATCTGGAAGCATTGAAGACTTTTGTTCAAGTCAAGAATTTAGCTAATCCACTTCAAAACTTCAAACTAAGCcttagaaaaagaaagagggattagaaaagtagataaaaatttatagaaaGCTCATCCAAACCTCATACTCGTGATTATCCTCAAAACAAATATGGTGTAGAATAAATGgttgattttatttcatcatttgaGCTCATTATTCGAAAATGGCttactataattttctaaaagtAACCAACATATCATTTCCGGATTAGAAATGTCTCAACCTATGCATAATTATGTCTCACCGTCTTAATATTTTGGCCTAAAATGTTTATGTTCCTAACATTTTTaactctaaaaaaatattaagttggTTATTTTTGAGaattctttaaaaattggaacatatttaaataatcaGCTCAAATACGAAATAAATACGACAATTGCCtgtaaatattattgttgCCGTCGGTATCGATGATTTTATTGGTTTGATAAACCGGACTATACAACCAGCTATCATTTAATAACTAAATATTATGATTGTGATGTCATCATCATATACAACTACTCTTAATTTGTCCGTCATTTGATGGCAATTAGTTGGATATtgtaatttatcatatttgattaaattgcTATATTAAATACAGTCTGTTACTAGTAATTACAAAGCTGTCAATTCTGTTTCGTAGCGAAGTTGATCCCACATCAAACAGTGACGCATAGACAAACCA is drawn from Salvia hispanica cultivar TCC Black 2014 chromosome 6, UniMelb_Shisp_WGS_1.0, whole genome shotgun sequence and contains these coding sequences:
- the LOC125194789 gene encoding pathogenesis-related leaf protein 6-like, whose translation is MKRLSLHHHNHSNSKTFHTYSQMTMACHKYFLITLVSILGLISTARAQNAAQDYVNAHNSPRTQVGVGAVAWNATLATYALNYANSRVGDCALTHSYGPYGENLAKGSSSTFTGVSAVNLWAAEKQYYDHTNNCCIGTNQCLHYTQVVWHDSTQIGCARVRCNNGWYYVICSYHQPGNWEGEMPY
- the LOC125195726 gene encoding dentin sialophosphoprotein-like, translated to MYRQSPSRNQRSKGIKVKYVLQVCLLLAACCWLLYQVKHSHDKKTGFDETDAKSSLQKTSSDELIRLGRKDIRLRVDKMDSENEIHDETSEEEETTEEGEEDKHGEDDSEDKKVEERDDDEAGDREDEREDHGQEKLDAEVHKEKSLIDGGEREDGEDNEMQETDSESHDQTEKESTSDDTDHDAKDMSAHEAREEHYKADDASSAVTHDTEMATENENEHVENSNEHPGNILEEETKENDSEETYEGENRKDLEVDGSEAAGDGHQQNIATTSVKDDTLHDSENGSTPNNATTEGSTDPLISNSTTTEVTLESKELPSDNSTDSKPELGTEGTSAEGSDDKTIDPEQGSNSMLTVDSTHSNSNSTSSGETNDAGLLPEEFSDSSDNTDSSVSENLRSEASNEEGNNTTESSEKNNEFDAEKSDTSDGRDESLDSTSADNAEEVQEDAIDISDTSNSMEEKDVRVDLDTLPDIQTEGSNSEDVAAE